The following coding sequences lie in one Treponema sp. OMZ 790 genomic window:
- a CDS encoding holo-ACP synthase — MILGLGIDIVEVSRIEKWLNDKKLLERFFNKEEIEYVLSKENGAARSLAVRFAAKEAFGKALGTGLAGIELKDIAVANDKTGRPFLKLSGTALEALNKKGGESCHLSLTHEKTTAAAVVIIEA, encoded by the coding sequence ATGATACTCGGTCTCGGTATAGACATAGTTGAAGTTTCCCGCATTGAAAAATGGCTGAACGATAAAAAGCTCCTTGAAAGGTTTTTTAATAAAGAGGAAATTGAGTATGTGCTTTCAAAGGAAAACGGAGCTGCCCGCTCCCTGGCTGTCCGCTTTGCGGCAAAGGAAGCTTTCGGTAAGGCCCTTGGAACAGGCTTGGCCGGGATAGAGCTAAAAGATATAGCCGTTGCAAATGATAAAACAGGCAGGCCTTTTTTAAAACTTTCCGGCACCGCTCTTGAAGCCTTAAACAAAAAAGGCGGGGAATCTTGTCATCTTTCATTAACCCATGAAAAAACTACCGCCGCCGCCGTTGTTATAATCGAGGCTTGA
- a CDS encoding Rpn family recombination-promoting nuclease/putative transposase — MRKSFDELTIADDYMFCKVMQDEETCKTFLEMTLAAQIGKISYLSSQNAIITGAEAKSIRLDVLVKDENGKSYDIEMQAVNEHNLPKRMRYYQAALDILFLDKGEHYSSLNDSYIIFLCLFDSVGKGMPLYTFENICLEDRKTLLNDGTKKIIINANAFRKTEDKDLSGFLEYVKTGKITTDFTGRIDKMIEKLKTNEQARSEYRFISTLEMDARHYGIQEGIAQGSYQTKLETAKLMIAHNYPVSEISLMTGLPQEEIEKL, encoded by the coding sequence ATGCGTAAAAGTTTTGACGAACTGACGATAGCAGATGACTATATGTTTTGCAAAGTCATGCAAGATGAAGAGACTTGCAAAACCTTTCTCGAAATGACCTTAGCCGCTCAAATCGGCAAAATATCATATCTATCATCGCAGAATGCAATAATAACAGGTGCTGAAGCTAAATCAATACGGCTTGATGTCCTAGTCAAAGATGAAAACGGCAAATCTTATGACATTGAAATGCAGGCCGTAAATGAGCACAACCTTCCTAAACGTATGCGATATTATCAGGCAGCTCTTGACATTTTATTTTTAGACAAGGGAGAACATTACAGCAGCCTAAACGACAGTTACATAATATTTCTTTGTCTTTTTGATTCTGTGGGGAAAGGTATGCCCCTTTATACCTTTGAAAATATTTGCCTTGAAGACAGGAAAACGCTCTTAAATGACGGCACAAAAAAGATTATAATCAATGCAAATGCTTTTAGAAAGACGGAAGACAAAGATTTAAGCGGATTTTTAGAATATGTAAAAACCGGAAAGATTACAACAGATTTTACAGGGAGGATAGACAAAATGATTGAAAAACTAAAAACTAACGAACAGGCAAGAAGTGAATACCGCTTTATCTCAACTCTAGAAATGGATGCCCGCCATTACGGCATACAGGAAGGCATAGCCCAAGGCTCATACCAAACAAAACTTGAAACGGCAAAATTGATGATAGCCCATAACTATCCTGTTTCGGAAATATCTCTTATGACAGGTTTGCCTCAAGAGGAGATCGAAAAGCTGTAA
- a CDS encoding iron-containing alcohol dehydrogenase, producing MYNFEFEVPVKILFGKGSIENLTSEILKYGKRVLLCYGGGSIKRMGLYDTITKKLDEAGIFYKELSGISPNPRIEEVEEGIKIVRENKLDFILPVGGGSTIDCSKAVSAGVNYEGSAWDLITGKAEIKNVLPIGTVLTLSATGSEMNGGAVISNLKTKEKLGFGAPSLLPKFSVLDPEYTYSVPKNQTAAGTADIMSHTFECYFTLNDGAYLQDRFAESILKTCIEYGPLAIENPENYEARSNLMWAGTWAINGLLSSGKKTAWSVHPMEHELSAFYDITHGVGLAILTPHWLRHCLNDKTVKKIADYGINVWGLAKGEDVYKTAKKAIECTSDFFKSLGIPMTLKEVGIGEEHLKEMAEAAVAHRGKNGVIYGFQELRADDVYAIFKAAL from the coding sequence ATGTACAATTTTGAATTTGAGGTACCGGTTAAAATTTTATTCGGTAAGGGCAGTATCGAGAACTTAACGTCTGAGATTCTTAAATACGGAAAAAGGGTTCTCCTGTGTTACGGCGGCGGAAGCATCAAAAGAATGGGGCTTTATGACACAATCACAAAAAAACTTGATGAAGCCGGAATTTTTTATAAGGAGCTTTCAGGTATTTCTCCTAATCCCCGTATTGAAGAAGTTGAGGAGGGCATAAAAATAGTCCGCGAAAACAAGCTGGATTTTATCTTACCTGTCGGAGGGGGAAGCACCATCGACTGCTCAAAGGCTGTTTCTGCGGGCGTAAACTATGAAGGAAGTGCATGGGATTTGATCACGGGAAAGGCCGAAATTAAAAACGTTCTACCGATAGGAACAGTCCTTACCCTTTCTGCGACCGGTTCCGAGATGAACGGCGGAGCGGTTATTTCAAACCTTAAAACCAAGGAAAAGCTAGGTTTCGGAGCTCCGTCCCTTCTTCCTAAATTTTCTGTTCTTGATCCCGAATACACCTATTCCGTTCCTAAAAATCAGACAGCCGCAGGTACGGCCGATATTATGAGCCACACCTTCGAGTGCTATTTTACTCTAAATGACGGCGCCTATCTTCAAGACAGATTTGCAGAAAGCATCTTAAAAACCTGTATAGAGTACGGCCCCTTGGCTATTGAAAACCCCGAAAACTACGAAGCCCGCTCAAACCTTATGTGGGCAGGCACTTGGGCTATAAACGGCCTTTTAAGCAGCGGCAAAAAAACGGCTTGGTCGGTTCATCCTATGGAGCACGAGCTGAGCGCTTTTTACGACATCACTCACGGGGTCGGTTTGGCTATCTTAACCCCTCATTGGCTGCGTCATTGCTTAAACGATAAAACCGTAAAAAAGATAGCCGATTACGGCATAAATGTTTGGGGGCTTGCTAAGGGTGAAGATGTTTACAAAACAGCAAAAAAAGCAATCGAGTGTACTTCAGACTTTTTTAAATCTCTCGGCATTCCGATGACCTTAAAAGAAGTGGGAATAGGCGAGGAGCATTTAAAAGAAATGGCGGAAGCTGCCGTTGCTCACCGAGGCAAAAACGGAGTTATCTACGGCTTTCAAGAACTCAGGGCCGATGATGTTTATGCAATCTTTAAGGCAGCTCTTTAA
- the glpK gene encoding glycerol kinase GlpK, whose amino-acid sequence MKKYVLAFDQGTTSCRAILFDKDGKKIATAQQEFSQIFPRQGWVEHDAMEIWGKQSGVAREVLERSGVSTQEIAAIGITNQRETTVVWNKNTGRPVYNAIVWQCRRTADICGALKEKGLSDSIRKKTGLIIDAYFSGTKIKWILDNVPEARSMAEKGELLFGNIDTWLIWNLTRGKVHVTDYTNASRTMLFNIHTLEWDEELLKAMDIPKAMLPQVKPSSYVYGFTDEHTFGGANIPIAGAAGDQQAALFGQACFEEGSAKNTYGTGCFMLMNTGEKIIESENGLLTTIAFGIDNSVKYALEGSSFIAGAAVQWLRDELKLIYNAHETEYYAGLVDDTNGVYFVPAFSGLGAPYWDMYARGALLGLTRGAKREHIVRAVLEAIAYQTKDVLYAMERDSKINLKSLKVDGGACANNFLMQFQSDILNVPVLRPFEKETTALGAAYLAGLAVGFWKEQGEIKRIQDIEREFRPDMEEEKRSSLYAGWKKAVERSMNWA is encoded by the coding sequence ATGAAAAAATATGTATTAGCCTTTGATCAAGGAACTACGAGCTGCAGGGCTATTCTGTTTGATAAAGACGGAAAAAAAATTGCAACTGCTCAGCAGGAGTTTTCTCAAATTTTTCCTAGGCAGGGCTGGGTCGAACACGATGCCATGGAAATTTGGGGAAAGCAAAGCGGGGTAGCCCGTGAAGTTTTGGAAAGAAGCGGTGTTTCCACCCAAGAGATTGCCGCAATCGGCATTACCAACCAAAGGGAAACAACGGTCGTCTGGAATAAAAACACGGGCCGTCCCGTTTACAATGCCATAGTTTGGCAGTGCCGCAGAACAGCCGATATCTGCGGTGCTCTTAAAGAAAAAGGTCTTTCCGATTCTATCAGAAAAAAAACCGGCTTAATAATCGATGCTTATTTTTCGGGAACCAAGATAAAGTGGATCTTAGACAATGTGCCTGAGGCAAGGTCTATGGCCGAAAAAGGCGAGCTCCTTTTCGGGAACATCGACACATGGCTTATCTGGAATTTGACCCGCGGTAAGGTGCATGTAACCGATTACACAAACGCTTCCCGCACAATGCTTTTTAATATTCACACTCTTGAGTGGGATGAAGAACTTTTAAAAGCCATGGATATTCCTAAAGCCATGCTTCCTCAAGTGAAGCCTTCAAGTTATGTTTATGGCTTTACCGATGAACACACCTTCGGCGGAGCTAATATTCCGATTGCGGGCGCGGCAGGGGATCAGCAGGCTGCCCTCTTCGGCCAAGCCTGTTTTGAAGAAGGCTCTGCAAAGAACACCTACGGTACAGGCTGCTTTATGCTCATGAATACCGGAGAAAAGATAATAGAATCCGAAAACGGACTCCTTACGACTATTGCATTCGGTATAGATAATAGTGTAAAATATGCTTTGGAGGGAAGCAGCTTTATAGCGGGGGCGGCAGTTCAGTGGCTGCGGGATGAGCTAAAGCTTATCTATAACGCCCACGAAACGGAATACTATGCAGGGCTTGTAGACGATACAAACGGAGTCTACTTTGTTCCGGCCTTTTCAGGTCTAGGTGCTCCCTACTGGGATATGTATGCCCGCGGTGCCCTCTTGGGCTTGACAAGGGGAGCAAAAAGAGAGCATATTGTCCGTGCGGTCTTGGAAGCCATAGCCTATCAAACAAAGGATGTTCTTTATGCTATGGAAAGGGATTCCAAGATAAATTTAAAATCGCTCAAGGTTGACGGTGGGGCATGTGCCAATAATTTTTTAATGCAGTTCCAGTCGGATATCTTAAATGTTCCTGTTTTGCGCCCCTTCGAAAAAGAAACGACGGCTTTGGGTGCTGCCTATCTTGCAGGACTTGCAGTCGGCTTTTGGAAGGAACAGGGCGAGATAAAACGGATACAGGACATCGAAAGGGAATTTAGACCGGACATGGAAGAAGAAAAAAGAAGCTCTCTCTATGCCGGATGGAAAAAAGCGGTAGAACGCTCAATGAACTGGGCATAA
- a CDS encoding redox-sensing transcriptional repressor Rex produces the protein MTKQKVPAAPSVRRLPSYLQLIKKAEADKLEYISGTVIAEELELEPIQVRKDLTITGIVGKPKKGYPVKELIKAIEKFLGWNKQKKAFVIGAGSLGTALSGYQGLKEHGLEICAAFDSDKRKIGKEIHGLKVFGMDELEKKVKEYKPEIAILTVPSTYAQEASNTLVKAGFKAIWNFTNIKINVPAGVIVQKEDLSSGYAMLGVMMSIKK, from the coding sequence ATGACAAAACAAAAAGTGCCGGCGGCTCCATCTGTGCGGAGACTGCCCTCCTATCTTCAGCTTATAAAAAAAGCTGAAGCCGATAAGCTGGAATACATATCGGGAACCGTTATTGCCGAAGAATTGGAACTTGAACCTATTCAGGTAAGAAAGGATTTGACAATCACAGGAATTGTCGGTAAGCCGAAAAAAGGCTATCCCGTAAAAGAGCTGATAAAAGCTATCGAAAAATTTTTAGGATGGAATAAGCAAAAAAAAGCCTTTGTAATAGGAGCCGGAAGTTTGGGCACAGCCCTTTCAGGTTATCAGGGTCTTAAAGAACACGGTCTTGAAATCTGTGCAGCCTTTGATTCGGATAAACGGAAAATTGGGAAAGAGATTCATGGGCTTAAGGTTTTCGGAATGGATGAACTGGAAAAAAAAGTCAAAGAATATAAACCCGAAATTGCAATTTTAACCGTACCTTCAACATATGCTCAAGAAGCCTCAAATACCTTAGTAAAAGCCGGCTTTAAGGCCATTTGGAATTTTACGAACATCAAAATCAATGTGCCTGCCGGAGTTATCGTTCAAAAAGAAGATTTAAGCTCAGGATATGCAATGCTCGGCGTTATGATGAGCATAAAAAAATAA
- the ruvB gene encoding Holliday junction branch migration DNA helicase RuvB: protein MSDDFEVVRPEEQAGDEKDRALRPRSLADFQGQTKAKENLSVFIKAARERGESLDHLFLIGPPGLGKTTLAQITAGELGVDFKVTGAPALDKPKDLAGILTTLTERSVFFIDEIHRLKPAIEEMLYIAMEDYELDWIIGQGPGARTVRIPIPPFTLVGATTRAGMVSSPLISRFGIVERFEFYSHEELASIISRSASILEIKIEKKAALALARCSRGTPRVANRLLRRMRDFAQVAGKSSIDEMTVAAGLNRLNIDSLGLETYDRQILRSIIENYSGGPVGAETLAISIGESQDTLEDYYEPYLIQSGLLQRTPRGRMVTLKAYEHLGLNPPRVGDGQEGLFN from the coding sequence ATGAGCGATGATTTTGAGGTAGTGCGCCCGGAAGAGCAGGCCGGGGACGAAAAGGATAGGGCTCTCCGTCCCCGTTCTCTTGCCGACTTTCAGGGGCAGACAAAGGCAAAAGAAAATTTATCCGTCTTTATAAAGGCTGCCCGCGAAAGGGGCGAGAGCTTAGATCATCTTTTTTTAATAGGCCCGCCCGGCTTGGGAAAAACCACCCTTGCCCAAATTACGGCCGGCGAACTCGGTGTAGACTTTAAGGTTACGGGAGCCCCTGCCCTCGATAAGCCCAAGGATTTGGCCGGCATTCTGACCACCCTGACAGAACGCTCCGTCTTTTTTATAGACGAGATTCACCGTCTAAAGCCTGCCATCGAAGAGATGCTTTATATTGCAATGGAAGACTATGAACTCGACTGGATAATAGGGCAGGGGCCGGGAGCAAGAACTGTGCGTATTCCGATTCCACCCTTTACCCTTGTCGGGGCTACTACGAGGGCAGGAATGGTTTCAAGCCCCCTAATAAGCCGCTTCGGCATTGTGGAGCGCTTTGAATTTTACAGCCATGAAGAGCTTGCTTCGATTATAAGCCGTTCCGCTTCCATCCTCGAAATCAAGATAGAAAAAAAAGCCGCCCTTGCCTTGGCCCGCTGTTCCCGCGGAACTCCGCGTGTGGCAAACCGTTTATTGCGGCGTATGAGGGACTTTGCTCAAGTTGCAGGAAAGAGTTCGATTGACGAGATGACAGTCGCCGCAGGTCTAAACCGGCTTAACATCGACAGCCTCGGCCTTGAAACCTATGACAGGCAGATACTCCGTTCCATCATCGAAAATTACTCGGGCGGCCCCGTAGGAGCCGAAACCCTTGCAATCTCTATAGGAGAATCTCAGGACACTCTGGAAGATTATTACGAGCCCTATCTTATCCAGTCGGGCCTTCTCCAACGCACTCCGCGCGGCCGCATGGTTACGCTCAAAGCCTATGAGCATCTGGGACTAAATCCGCCGAGGGTAGGGGATGGGCAAGAGGGGCTTTTTAATTAA
- the cdaA gene encoding diadenylate cyclase CdaA yields MELIRNITAFYSSYLRPAFDVLLLAFLMYKAYQILLKTQAIQLIKGAMSILVIYAVAMIFKLETLLWILNTLGPGLVIGVAIVFQPELRKIFLKIGQSNWLRTGKHSNHSHIDSVVTAAEILSDKRRGMLVVFMRRNNLKDIIDTGTKLNAGLSSSLLVTIFGHDTPLHDGAAIVQNGMVVSAGCFLPLSEQQDIRKSFGTRHRAAIGVSEETDAVVLVVSEETGALSLAYDSHLYYDLSADEVVAQLEQLLEIKKYFAQEESVDLAEAMQDEN; encoded by the coding sequence ATGGAATTGATTAGAAACATTACGGCTTTTTATTCTTCCTACCTGCGGCCTGCATTTGATGTGCTGTTACTGGCATTTTTAATGTATAAGGCCTATCAAATTTTGTTAAAAACTCAGGCTATTCAGCTTATAAAGGGTGCAATGTCGATATTGGTCATTTATGCCGTTGCCATGATTTTTAAACTTGAAACCCTTTTGTGGATTTTAAATACCTTAGGTCCCGGCCTTGTGATAGGTGTCGCCATCGTATTTCAGCCTGAACTTCGTAAAATATTTTTAAAGATAGGGCAGAGCAACTGGCTTAGAACCGGAAAGCACTCAAACCACAGCCATATCGATTCCGTTGTTACTGCTGCCGAAATCTTATCCGATAAAAGGCGGGGAATGCTGGTAGTTTTTATGCGCCGGAATAATTTAAAGGATATTATCGATACGGGAACAAAACTGAATGCAGGGCTTTCATCCAGCCTTTTGGTTACGATTTTCGGGCACGACACTCCTTTGCATGACGGAGCGGCGATTGTACAAAACGGAATGGTTGTTTCGGCAGGCTGCTTTCTTCCTCTTTCGGAGCAGCAGGATATAAGAAAAAGCTTTGGAACACGTCACAGAGCCGCAATAGGTGTTTCCGAAGAAACGGATGCAGTCGTTCTTGTCGTATCCGAAGAGACGGGTGCTTTGAGCCTTGCCTATGATTCCCACCTTTATTACGATTTAAGTGCCGATGAAGTTGTCGCCCAGCTTGAACAGCTTTTGGAAATAAAAAAATATTTTGCTCAAGAAGAATCTGTAGATTTAGCGGAGGCCATGCAGGATGAAAATTAA
- the dxs gene encoding 1-deoxy-D-xylulose-5-phosphate synthase, with translation MIKNTLLSKIKGPEDIKLLSYDELKSLALEIRKEILNVVGHNGGHLASNLGVIELTLAIHRVFSSPHDAVVWDVGHQSYTHKMITGRQSRFSTLRLWEGLSGFPKREESIHDAFNTGHASTSISAALGILEGKRLNNDTGKVIAVIGDGAMTGGMTFEALFNAGELKKDLIVIINDNKMSISKNTGAFSEYLSRLTMHEGYQRFKYLFDKAVGSIPLIGNKLNSIIWRLKRGMKGIFYKNNIFVDFGFEYVGPINGHNIRELEKVLKNVKKLNSPVVMLVETIKGKGYPLAEINPSAFHGIGPFNIADGKVEKNDALTFTQAFGKALVKEAEKNSKIAAITAAMESGTGLSLFHNKFPERFFDVGIAESHAVTFAAGLAAAGMKPVAAIYSTFLQRAVDQIIHDTALQNLPVIFAIDRAGPVPADGETHQGLFDISLLRPVPNMTILCPASEKELDLMLSWALMQDKPAAIRYPKACCPKEIPEFSLSIENGRGVLIKNSEMSRILITCTGGMYEEVKEASAMLAHRGLSTDIYNVRFAKPIDEKYFLNITKNYAFILFVEDGMKIGSLSSYLESLVLHYYNNKTGYQNKKTDVLAFEDMFFPHGTRSEIFKGAGVSAEHIAQAAEQLFTASHTVSGSALCAYNEEK, from the coding sequence ATGATAAAGAATACCTTATTGAGCAAAATAAAAGGTCCCGAGGACATAAAGCTCCTTTCCTATGATGAACTTAAATCTCTCGCTTTAGAAATACGTAAAGAAATTCTCAATGTAGTAGGACATAACGGAGGGCACCTTGCAAGCAATTTGGGCGTAATTGAGCTTACTCTTGCAATTCACAGGGTGTTTTCAAGTCCTCATGATGCTGTTGTCTGGGATGTGGGGCATCAGTCCTACACACATAAAATGATAACAGGCAGACAATCCCGTTTTTCAACATTGCGCCTTTGGGAAGGCCTTTCGGGTTTTCCGAAAAGAGAAGAAAGTATACATGATGCTTTTAATACAGGGCATGCTTCAACCTCTATTTCTGCTGCTCTAGGTATTCTTGAAGGGAAAAGACTGAATAACGATACAGGAAAGGTTATAGCCGTCATCGGTGACGGAGCAATGACAGGCGGAATGACCTTTGAAGCTCTTTTCAATGCAGGAGAACTAAAAAAAGATTTAATCGTTATAATAAACGATAACAAGATGTCCATAAGCAAAAATACCGGTGCTTTTTCCGAGTACTTGAGCCGCCTCACGATGCATGAAGGCTATCAGCGTTTTAAGTACCTTTTTGACAAGGCTGTGGGTTCGATCCCTCTAATCGGAAATAAACTTAATTCCATAATCTGGCGTTTAAAACGGGGAATGAAGGGTATTTTCTACAAAAACAACATCTTTGTGGATTTCGGTTTTGAATATGTCGGCCCCATAAACGGGCATAACATAAGGGAACTTGAAAAAGTTTTAAAAAACGTAAAAAAATTAAACAGTCCCGTAGTTATGCTTGTCGAGACTATCAAAGGAAAGGGCTATCCCTTGGCTGAAATAAATCCTTCAGCCTTCCACGGAATCGGCCCCTTTAACATTGCCGACGGAAAGGTAGAAAAAAATGATGCATTAACCTTTACTCAAGCCTTCGGAAAAGCTTTGGTAAAAGAAGCAGAAAAGAACTCCAAAATAGCAGCCATAACGGCAGCCATGGAATCGGGAACAGGCCTTTCTTTGTTTCATAACAAATTTCCTGAAAGATTTTTTGATGTAGGCATCGCCGAAAGCCATGCTGTAACCTTTGCCGCAGGACTTGCAGCTGCCGGTATGAAACCCGTTGCCGCTATTTACAGTACGTTCTTACAGCGTGCCGTTGATCAAATTATTCATGATACGGCCTTACAAAATTTACCTGTAATTTTTGCAATTGACCGTGCGGGGCCCGTACCTGCAGACGGAGAAACTCATCAGGGGCTTTTTGACATCTCCTTACTGCGTCCGGTGCCCAACATGACAATCCTATGTCCTGCATCCGAAAAGGAACTTGACTTAATGCTTTCATGGGCCCTTATGCAGGATAAACCTGCTGCAATACGGTATCCCAAAGCCTGCTGCCCGAAAGAAATCCCGGAATTTTCTCTAAGCATCGAAAACGGGCGGGGTGTTTTAATAAAGAATTCCGAAATGAGCCGTATCTTAATAACCTGCACAGGCGGAATGTACGAAGAAGTAAAAGAAGCTTCTGCAATGCTTGCTCATCGAGGTTTATCCACCGATATATATAATGTGAGATTTGCAAAACCGATAGATGAAAAATATTTTTTAAATATCACAAAAAATTATGCCTTTATTCTTTTTGTAGAAGACGGTATGAAAATAGGCAGCTTAAGCTCATACTTGGAATCTCTGGTTTTACATTATTACAATAATAAAACCGGGTATCAAAATAAAAAGACCGATGTGTTAGCCTTTGAAGATATGTTCTTTCCGCATGGAACACGCTCCGAAATTTTTAAGGGTGCAGGAGTTTCCGCCGAGCACATAGCTCAAGCTGCAGAACAGCTTTTTACCGCAAGTCATACCGTTTCCGGCTCAGCGCTTTGTGCATATAATGAGGAGAAGTAA
- a CDS encoding YbbR-like domain-containing protein yields the protein MKIKKILDRLAENWLAKVISFALAIVLVQLYKGSLLEKKYFYAPLVIENSGELVPAVNIPRLVKISVWGDPTIIAPIREEHITAYMDLSSITGPGDYRIPIQAKLKGLASDVSDFEVEVEPADIWLTLEESLSKRVNVRLNLGGSPAENYEVYERDVDPATVEIKGPHSAVSQIEEMLTNGVQIDNRKTGFSGYVDIFASNPLVSVVGTSRIAYSIKIREIVSVQTYEDIALYFDNLNDKLEVVPNSVLGNITIRGTKSNISSWTPPENVLRVNCTNISIPGIYSLPVQAVVPGKLSLIDANPKNIQFEVRIKTAKSSE from the coding sequence ATGAAAATTAAAAAGATACTTGACAGATTAGCGGAAAATTGGCTTGCAAAGGTTATAAGTTTTGCTCTCGCTATAGTTTTGGTTCAATTATATAAAGGCAGCCTTTTAGAGAAAAAATATTTTTATGCCCCCTTGGTTATCGAAAATTCGGGAGAGCTTGTGCCTGCAGTCAATATTCCGAGATTGGTAAAAATTTCGGTTTGGGGCGATCCTACTATCATAGCTCCGATTCGGGAAGAGCATATTACGGCTTATATGGACTTATCTTCAATAACGGGACCGGGAGATTACCGTATTCCCATACAGGCAAAATTAAAAGGTTTGGCTTCCGATGTATCCGATTTCGAGGTTGAAGTTGAGCCTGCCGATATATGGCTGACTCTCGAAGAGAGCTTATCTAAGAGAGTTAATGTACGCTTAAATTTGGGAGGAAGTCCCGCAGAAAATTATGAAGTATATGAAAGGGATGTAGACCCGGCAACGGTCGAAATAAAGGGCCCTCACTCTGCCGTTTCGCAAATTGAAGAAATGCTTACAAACGGTGTACAAATAGATAATAGAAAAACCGGGTTTTCGGGCTATGTGGATATATTTGCTTCCAATCCGCTTGTTTCGGTAGTTGGAACTTCCCGAATTGCCTATTCGATTAAAATACGGGAGATAGTAAGTGTTCAAACCTATGAGGATATAGCCTTATATTTTGACAATTTAAACGATAAATTGGAAGTCGTACCTAATTCGGTTTTGGGAAATATAACAATAAGAGGAACAAAATCGAATATTTCTTCATGGACACCTCCCGAAAACGTCTTGAGGGTTAATTGTACAAATATAAGTATTCCCGGTATATACAGTCTTCCTGTTCAAGCTGTTGTTCCCGGAAAACTTTCGCTGATTGATGCAAATCCAAAGAACATTCAATTTGAGGTTCGGATAAAAACGGCAAAGTCTTCTGAATAA
- a CDS encoding class I SAM-dependent methyltransferase: protein MEKNQYQAELFKNRLQKRFKHLSKWARREGIFAYRLYDKDIPEVPLAVDIYFAEEDCIINSSAEKKAFLLIYLYKRPYEKSQEEEREWLLEIEEATSSSLSIPKEKIFTKLREKQKGNNQYEKVSSSKNLIRVKEGECFFYINIEDYLDSGLFLDHRPARLMIFKEAEKKKVLNLFSYTGSFSVHAAKGGASSVDSVDLSNTYLNWAKENLKLNKLFDENKTRLIKSDVVRFLEKAIEEQKKWDLIICDPPTFSNSKSADVFDVNRDWLKLCLLCLDVLSKNGRLYFSANSQKIKFDESELINSSKKKIRVRDITKASIPEDFRNQKIHKMWVIEEDK from the coding sequence ATGGAAAAAAATCAATATCAGGCGGAACTTTTTAAAAACCGCCTGCAAAAACGCTTTAAGCATTTATCTAAATGGGCAAGAAGAGAAGGTATTTTTGCTTACAGACTGTATGACAAAGATATACCTGAAGTTCCTCTTGCCGTGGACATCTACTTTGCCGAAGAAGACTGTATAATAAACAGTTCTGCCGAAAAAAAAGCTTTTTTGCTGATTTATCTTTACAAGAGACCCTACGAAAAATCTCAAGAAGAAGAAAGGGAATGGCTTTTAGAAATTGAAGAAGCAACATCCTCAAGCCTTTCTATACCTAAAGAAAAAATTTTTACAAAATTGAGGGAAAAGCAAAAAGGCAATAACCAATACGAAAAGGTAAGCTCAAGTAAAAATCTTATAAGGGTAAAAGAAGGAGAATGTTTCTTCTACATAAATATAGAAGACTATTTGGATTCCGGTCTTTTTTTGGATCACCGCCCTGCCCGCCTCATGATTTTTAAAGAAGCAGAGAAGAAAAAAGTTTTAAACCTATTTTCTTACACGGGTAGTTTTTCGGTACATGCGGCAAAGGGCGGAGCCTCTTCGGTAGATTCGGTAGATCTATCCAATACCTACTTAAACTGGGCAAAGGAAAATTTAAAACTAAACAAGCTCTTTGATGAAAATAAAACTCGGCTTATAAAAAGCGATGTTGTACGTTTTTTGGAAAAAGCAATCGAAGAACAAAAAAAATGGGATTTAATTATCTGCGATCCGCCGACTTTTTCAAATTCAAAAAGTGCGGACGTTTTCGATGTAAACAGGGATTGGCTTAAACTATGCCTTTTATGCCTCGATGTTTTGTCAAAAAACGGAAGGCTTTATTTTTCGGCCAATTCTCAAAAGATAAAATTCGATGAATCGGAACTTATTAATTCTTCCAAAAAAAAGATAAGGGTAAGGGATATAACAAAGGCATCAATCCCCGAAGACTTTCGAAATCAAAAAATACACAAGATGTGGGTGATAGAAGAAGACAAATAG